Below is a genomic region from Nitrospira defluvii.
CGGTTGAATGACCTCGCCCGGGTAGCGCAACAGGACATTCGCCATGGCATTGATGGATTGGAGGCGAAAGTTCGCGCTTCTCGTCACCCCACCGGTCGTCGCCGTGGGCGCGTTGACCTTGCCGTCGAGGCCGGATAGTTCGGCTTCCAGCCCGACGAGCCGCCCTGTGAAGGCCGGAAAGAATCCTACCTTCAGTCCGCCGCCTAATCTACCTTGCACATCAGTATTGGCGAAGGGATCTTCCTGCAACCGCACCGGACGATTCAGGGGACGACTCCCCTGCAAATAGACACTCACATACCACTCGGTCTTCTCCTCATCCTGTTTCGCCTCGGGAGAAACCGTCGGAGACTTGGCCACAGTGGGTGCGGCGTCCGCAGCCGACGCCTTCGAGACCGCGGCGTGACTGCTCAGGACCGTGAGGATACCCGCAGCCAGAACCCAGGATGGTGTTTTCATGGATCACTCCCGTGAGATGAACGGCAAGGCAGGACCGAAGCGCCTGTCTACCAACCCACTCTTACCACGGAGGTGATCGAGGGCAAACTGATTCGGCACTTGCTGCAGGAGGGGTCAGTGTGGGAGCGAGGGAGACTACGCGACTGAGACGTTGACCTCAAGGGAACAACGAGACACGAAGACTTACGTGCCGGCGAGAAACGTTTTCAGTGTCTCCAGAGAAACCAGCCCCACTAATAACCGACCATCCTGGCGCTGAAGCAGCGGAATTCCCTGATGCTCCGTTTCCTCCCACTGGTCGCCCCACGTGTTGAGAAGTCGATCCACCGGCGTGGCACCAGCCTCGACGAGCTCCTCTGCGGTAAATCCTTGCCGGAGGGCTTCCTTCCGCAGGACCTCTTGATCCGATAGATCTTGACCGTCGCACCAGAACCGTCGATACAACGCACGCACAAACACACTCCCGCGCGAGTGATCCAGGTGCAGCGCCCGAGCGGCGGCGGCGATCGCACGGCCCGTATTGGGTTTGCCCATCGGCACGATGATAGGCAGCTCTGGCGCGAGCCGGCGAACCATCTCGACCTCCTGCTTCAGTTCGACACCCAAATGCCCGCCCCACGTGACCATCGGCACCGGCAAATGCGGGGCATGCTGCACGCCCCGCCACTCGATCTGGTCCATCACCTCAAGCCCGTGCAACCGTTCATGCAATGCGTAACAAAAGGGACAATTAAAATCGCTATACAGTGTGTAGACTGTCATCCCCTAGCACAGACCTTCACATACGATGTTGGCCCGGTTCCTCGACGCACGTATGCATCACACGGCTTCACGCCGTTTCCTTAGCAAAGAGCTCCGCGCTAAAGTTATTCAGGCAGAATTCCTAGGATTCGTACGGGAGCGCCGCTCCCGCCGGCGATTTTCATCGGCAGGGCGATCAACGTGGCGCCGGAAGCTGGAAGCTCATCGAGCCGCGCAACGTTTTCCAGTCCGTACAGGCCGGCGCCATTGACGATGCGGTGCACCACAAAGTCCTGCGACGGACCATAGTCGATGCTCGGCGTATCGATCCCGATGCCGGAGATGTGTCGTTCGGTCACCAGGAACCGTGCCGCTTCTTCGGAAAATCCCGGAAAATGCAGCGTCGTGGGCGCATCGGGCGTCGCGCTGCCGAAATAGCGCTCCCGATGCTGCCAATGCGCTCCCCAGCCGGTCAACATCATCACGACGGCACCGTTCGGGATGGTCCCATACTGCGCCTCCCAACGATGCAGATCAGCCGGGGCTAACCGATAGTCCTCTTCCTTCCCTGCGGCGGCACGCACATCGATCACCACCGCAGGCCCCATGAGATGCTCAACCGGAATCCCGTCGATTCCGACCTGACCCTGCGCGAAATGGATCGGCGCATCCATATGCGTTCCGGCATGCTCCGACAGGGCCACCTGTCCCGTCGCATACCATGCTTCATCGGCCGTTCCGCCCCGCTGACTCCCGTCCCGGTGAAATGGAGGATTGCGCGGCCACACGAGGGTCGTCTCATCAAAACTGTACGTCAGGTCAACCAGACGCGACGCGGCATGGACAACCTGATGCCATCCCCCGACAAGCAGCAGGCCGACTAGCCCCCAGAGAATTGCTCGGACCGGACCCGCTGGTCGTGCCGCCAACCGCTGTTGCATCCCTCGCTCCTTACCTGTCGCCAGGGTCTTCAGTCTCATGACAAGTCAGCCCTACCCTCCCACGCGCGGATACGGTACCCTTTCGTCCGTCAGAAGTGCAACGGGAGGAAGGCATCATGACTGCTGACCAACTACGATTTTCAGGGCAACGCTTCACTGTGGAATACCATCTTCAGGGATCGGCCGCAGACGCACGTCGACGCGCTGATCTTCTTTGTATCGACCAGACCGTCGAGGCAGCGGACCATGTCATTCCCCCGGGGCCAATCAGAAATGAACTGTTGGGGCGAGTGGAACAGTTCGAAGGTCTCGACGACGAGGTGCATGCCGCCTCGCTGACATTTCCTATCGAACTGCTTGATGGCACCATGAGTACGCTCCTGCACATGAGTTTCGGCATGGCGAGCTTACAGGGAGGAGTGCGTCTCGTAAATCTGATCCTTCCCGATGTGGCCCTCACCCGGATGGCCGGCCCGCGGCTCGGGATCGCAGGACTTCGCGCACAACTTGAGGTTCCAGCGCGACCGCTGGTCTGCGCGGTCCTGAAGCCACTCGGCCTCAGCCCTGATGCACTCGCGACACTGGCCTATGAATTTGCCCTCGGCGGAGTCGACCTCATCAAGGATGATCAAAGCCTGGGCGATCATCCGTTCTGTCCATTCGAAGAACGCGTCTCACGTTGTGCCGAAGCCATCACCTCGGCCTCGAAAGAGACCGGGCGCACCTGCCTCTACGCGCCGCACGTCTTCGGGCCATGGCCGAAGCTCCTCGAACGAGCTACTCTGGCCAAGAGCGCCGGGGCAGGCGCGCTCCTGATCTGCCCAGGACTGACAGGGTACGATGCCGTCGCCACGCTCTCTCGACTTTCTGCTCCCTGCTTGCCTCTGATCCTGCACCCGGATTTTCTCGGGAGTCACTACGTCAGCCCGGACAGTGGCATCGCCCCGGCCGTCCTGTTCGGACTTCTACCTCGCTTTGCCGGTGCGGACGTCTCCATCTACCCGACATACGGGTTGACGTATCCCATCACCCACACGGATTGTCGCGGCATTGCGCAGG
It encodes:
- a CDS encoding outer membrane protein — encoded protein: MKTPSWVLAAGILTVLSSHAAVSKASAADAAPTVAKSPTVSPEAKQDEEKTEWYVSVYLQGSRPLNRPVRLQEDPFANTDVQGRLGGGLKVGFFPAFTGRLVGLEAELSGLDGKVNAPTATTGGVTRSANFRLQSINAMANVLLRYPGEVIQPYIGVGAGLSGGFARDLNLQHSSIGTVHENAADGALAYQFIGGLRANVGERLFLFTEYKYFVANYQWESELANGSRGPSFTLNSRMHVIAGGLGFHF
- a CDS encoding DsbA family oxidoreductase; translation: MTVYTLYSDFNCPFCYALHERLHGLEVMDQIEWRGVQHAPHLPVPMVTWGGHLGVELKQEVEMVRRLAPELPIIVPMGKPNTGRAIAAAARALHLDHSRGSVFVRALYRRFWCDGQDLSDQEVLRKEALRQGFTAEELVEAGATPVDRLLNTWGDQWEETEHQGIPLLQRQDGRLLVGLVSLETLKTFLAGT
- a CDS encoding cyclase family protein; the encoded protein is MQQRLAARPAGPVRAILWGLVGLLLVGGWHQVVHAASRLVDLTYSFDETTLVWPRNPPFHRDGSQRGGTADEAWYATGQVALSEHAGTHMDAPIHFAQGQVGIDGIPVEHLMGPAVVIDVRAAAGKEEDYRLAPADLHRWEAQYGTIPNGAVVMMLTGWGAHWQHRERYFGSATPDAPTTLHFPGFSEEAARFLVTERHISGIGIDTPSIDYGPSQDFVVHRIVNGAGLYGLENVARLDELPASGATLIALPMKIAGGSGAPVRILGILPE
- a CDS encoding RuBisCO large subunit C-terminal-like domain-containing protein gives rise to the protein MTADQLRFSGQRFTVEYHLQGSAADARRRADLLCIDQTVEAADHVIPPGPIRNELLGRVEQFEGLDDEVHAASLTFPIELLDGTMSTLLHMSFGMASLQGGVRLVNLILPDVALTRMAGPRLGIAGLRAQLEVPARPLVCAVLKPLGLSPDALATLAYEFALGGVDLIKDDQSLGDHPFCPFEERVSRCAEAITSASKETGRTCLYAPHVFGPWPKLLERATLAKSAGAGALLICPGLTGYDAVATLSRLSAPCLPLILHPDFLGSHYVSPDSGIAPAVLFGLLPRFAGADVSIYPTYGLTYPITHTDCRGIAQACRTRLGMLSSTFPTAAGRMNASRIDEMMALYGSDVVFILGSDIRREPTQIRDACRTFRRLIETAHP